aaaaatttttaaaagcccccccacccaaaaatcccaaaaagctCAATTCTTGTAAATTTGAAGTAAATGAAGGCCAAACTTGCAAGACATGGAAATAACAGTTAAAAGGCTCAGatggaaataagaaacaaatTCCACTAACAATAGGCCCTTTTGTCCTGGCTTGCTCGGTGTGATTACTGCAAGGAAACTGTTAAGTAGTTTTTGGAGTAGTAGATAATGGGATTCTGTGGAGCTTTCACAGGTTGGCACCGGCTGGAACAGCTGAGTTTTGAAGGCACTCTACAGACACAGGGCTGCTGTTGGCCCTGCATCACTCATGGGAAGTCTTTGCACTTGAGAGAGCTAATCATCAAAATCAGGTATTGCCAACCCAAATCCAAAACCCCTCGGCAAAAAAAGCACCACCGCCCTCCCACCCCCCGccaaaggaaaaaccaaaaccacaacgaaatcacacacacacgcacacctAAACAATTGTGCAGATTTGTAACATTTTCAcagctgattaaaaaaaaaaaaaaaaacaaacaaaaaacccaaacaaaaccaggagaaaaaccACCACGCTACCACTCTCCTGCAAACTCCCATCCCATACAGCAGGTAAACAAAATAGAGCGTTATTCCAGGGATAtcggcggcgctgcccggcgcGCCGTGCCTGGCAGCACCGACCGGGTCGCAGTCCCAGTTCCATGTGCAACTCTCCGGGCGGGACGGCCCCGCACCGCTCCCGCTTGCATAGAGACGGCGGGCAGCGCCGGGACGGGCCCCGCTGCTCCGGGGGTGTCCCGGGGTGTCCCGGGGGTGCGGGCCCGCTGCGCAGGGGCTGTCCCGGGACCGGCCGGGCTGCGGGCCCCGCTATCCCGGGGCTGTCCCAGGGTGCGGCCCCGCTATCCCGGGGCTGGccgggccccgctccccgccgccgTCCCGGGGCGGGCTCCCCGCGCGGCTCCGCTCCCCGGGCGGCGGGACCGGCCGctcccgcgcccgccgccgaCACTGACAGGAAATATGCCATGACCGAGACTGGACGAAACGTACATGCCGAGAAAAGCCACATTTCCACCACGATGAGTTTTGCTGCCGATGTTTTCTCTCCCCGAGCGTGCCCgccggggcgcggggccgccgccgccctcaGAGGATGGCGCAGGAGGCGCAGCACGGCTCGTCCCCGTTGGGCTGCGCCGCGTAGTTCATCTGCCTGACGATCTCGGCGAACAGCTCGTCCACGGACGCTTTGTTTTTGGCCGAGGTCTCCATGAAGGGGCAGCTCCACTCCTCGGCCAGCGCCTTGCCCTCCCCGAAGGAGACCTCGCGCTCGCCCTCCAGGTCCACCTTGTTGCCCACCAGGATCATGGGCACCCGCTCGTACCTCTTGACGCGGATGATCTGGTCCCGCATGGGCTTGATGTCCTGGAAGCTCTGCTGGTTCACCAAGCTGTACACCAGGATGAAGCCCTGCCCGTTCTTGATGTAGAGGTCCCGCATGGAGGCGAA
The nucleotide sequence above comes from Ammospiza caudacuta isolate bAmmCau1 chromosome 11, bAmmCau1.pri, whole genome shotgun sequence. Encoded proteins:
- the RAP2B gene encoding ras-related protein Rap-2b, with the translated sequence MREYKVVVLGSGGVGKSALTVQFVTGSFIEKYDPTIEDFYRKEIEVDSSPSVLEILDTAGTEQFASMRDLYIKNGQGFILVYSLVNQQSFQDIKPMRDQIIRVKRYERVPMILVGNKVDLEGEREVSFGEGKALAEEWSCPFMETSAKNKASVDELFAEIVRQMNYAAQPNGDEPCCASCAIL